One window of Ficedula albicollis isolate OC2 chromosome 1A unlocalized genomic scaffold, FicAlb1.5 N00341, whole genome shotgun sequence genomic DNA carries:
- the OPN1SW gene encoding short-wave-sensitive opsin 1: protein MDEEEFYLFRNQSSVGPWDGPQYHIAPMWAFYLQTVFMGLVLVAGTPLNAIVLIVTVKYKKLRQPLNYILVNISVSGLMCCVFCIFTVFVSSSQGYFVFGKHVCAFEGFSGATVGLVTGWSLAFLAFERYIVICKPFGNFRFNSRHALLVVAATWIIGVGVAIPPFFGWSRYIPEGLQCSCGPDWYTVGTKYKSEYYTWFLFIFCFIVPLSLIIFSYSQLLSALRAVAAQQQESATTQKAEREVSRMVVVMVGSFCLCYVPYAALAMYMVNNREHGIDLRLVTIPAFFSKSSCVYNPIIYCFMNKQFRACIMETVCGRPMSDDSDVSSSAQRTEVSSVSSSQVGPS, encoded by the exons ATGGACGAGGAGGAGTTCTACCTGTTCAGGAACCAGTCGTCGGTGGGGCCCTGGGATGGGCCCCAGTACCACATCGCGCCCATGTGGGCCTTCTACCTGCAGACCGTCTTCatggggctggtgctggtggcgGGCACGCCCCTGAACGCCATCGTCCTCATCGTCACCGTCAAGTACAAGAAGCTGCGGCAGCCGCTCAACTACATCCTGGTGAACATCTCGGTCAGCGGCCTCATGTGCTGCGTCTTCTGCATCTTCACCGTCTTCgtctccagctcccagggctaCTTCGTCTTCGGGAAGCACGTCTGTGCCTTCGAGGGCTTCTCAGGGGCCACCGTAG ggctggtgacagGCTGGTCCTTGGCCTTCCTGGCCTTCGAGCGCTACATCGTCATCTGCAAACCCTTCGGCAACTTCCGCTTCAACTCGCGCCACGCGCTGCTGGTGGTGGCGGCCACCTGGATCATCGGCGTGGGCGTCGCCATCCCGCCCTTCTTCggctggagcag GTACATCCCCgaggggctgcagtgctcctgcgGCCCTGACTGGTACACGGTGGGCACCAAGTACAAGAGCGAGTACTACACCTGGTTCCTCTTCATCTTCTGCTTCATCGTCCCCCTGTCCCTCATCATCTTCTCCTACTCCCAGCTGCTCAGCGCCCTGCGGGCC GTGGCGGCGCAGCAGCAGGAGTCGGCCACCACGCAGAAGGCAGAGCGGGAGGTGTCGCGCATGGTCGTGGTCATGGTGGGCTCCTTCTGCCTGTGCTACGTGCCCTACGCGGCGCTGGCCATGTACATGGTGAACAACCGCGAGCACGGCATCGACCTGCGCCTCGTCACCATCCCGGCCTTCTTCTCCAAGAGCTCCTGCGTCTACAACCCCATCATCTACTGCTTCATGAACAAACAG ttcCGCGCCTGCATCATGGAGACCGTGTGCGGCCGGCCCATGTCCGACGACTCCGACGTGTCCAGCTCGGCCCAGCGCACCGAGGTCTCCTCCGTGTCCTCCAGCCAGGTCGGCCCCAGCTGA